From the genome of Longimicrobiales bacterium:
AAGACCCGTGATATCCACGCGGCGAACCGTCGGCAGCTCTTCCACTGTAACAACGAGCTGAACCGGATCCGTACCGAGCGCACGCACAACGATGTCTTTGAACAGGCCCGTGTTTAGGAGCGCCTTGATCCCTCGCTGGACGTCACGGTAGCTGACCTCCTGCCCGACCTGGATCGCGAACACCGCGACGATCGACTGCGACTGAACCCGCGTGCTGTTGCCCTCAACGAGGACGGTATCCACGCGTACCAGCTGCCGTTCGGTCTGCGCCTCTGCTGTCGTAGGAGCACAGAGGGCCATGACGGTGAAGAAGGCCGCCGCGAACGCGGGGGCCTTCCCAACCAACCGGGGAGTTGTCTTCAAAAGTTGTGTCACGTCTTCGTCGCCGATTCCGCTCGGAGGTTCAAGCCGTCGCCATTCTCGTTCGCATCCACTTCGATCTCATCTCCATTGCTGAACTCGCGCTGCAGGATCATTTCAGATAGCGGATCCTCCAAGAACCGTTGTATGGCTCTCCGAAGCGGCCGCGCGCCGAACTTTTGGTCGTACCCCTCATCGACGAGGAACTGGATCGCCGAGTCGGTCAGCGAAATCGTAATATCCTCTTCAGCCAAGCGAGTCCGCACGTCGGCAAGAAGGATGTGTACGATCTCAGAAATCTCGGTCTTGGTCAGCGGGTGGAAGACGATCGTGTCGTCTACCCGGTTCAAGAACTCCGGGTTGAACGCACGCTCGATCTCCTGCCGCACCTTGTCCTTCATGATCTCGTAACTGGTCTTCGGGTCCGCGGACTGGAAGCCGAGGCCGCCTTTCGAAATATCCCGCGCGCCCAAGTTGGACGTCATGATGAGCACGGTGTTCTTAAAGTCGATCACCCTGCCGTAGTTGTCCGTCAGGTGACCTTCATCCAAAACCTGCAACAATACGTTGAAGACATCCGGGTGCGCCTTCTCGATCTCGTCTAAGAGGACGACTGAGTACGGGCGACGCCGTACAGCCTTCGTCAGCGCACCGGAATCTTCATACCCCACGTATCCCGGAGGGGCACCGATCAAGCGAGACACGGAGAATTTCTCCATGTACTCGCTCATATCCACACGGATGAGCGCATCACGATCGTCAAAAAGGAACTCGGCCAACGCACGCGCCAGCTCGGTCTTACCGACACCGGTCGGCCCGGAGAAGATGAACGACCCGATGGGACGCTTTGGATCCTTGAGTCCGGCTCGGCTGCGACGGATCGCACGACTGATCGCGCCAATCGCGTCCTCCTGGCCTACGATCCGCTTGTGGATCTCCTCTTCCATGTGCACGAGTCGGTCCGACTCGGTCTGCTGGATGCGCATGACCGGAATGCCCGTCCACCGGCTAACGATGAACCCGATCTCTTCTTCGGTGATCTCAGGACGATGCTGCTTCCGCTCTTCTTCCCACGTGTCCTGCTTCTCACGGATCGCCTGGCTGAACTCACGTTCTTCGTCCCGCAACTCAGCAGCTCGCTCGAAATCCTGATTGCCAATCGCGTCTTCCTTCCGCTTCGCAATCTCAACGAGCTGTTCCTTGAGCTCTTCGACTTCAAGAGGCGGCACCTGGCTCGCAATGCGTGCCCGCGCGCCAGCCTCGTCGATGACGTCGATGGCTTTGTCGGGAAGGAAACGGTCGGTGATGTAACGGTCGGCGAGCTTGGCAGCCTGTTCGAGCGCCTCGTCCGGGATGATGATCCGGTGGTGTTCCTCGTAATGGCCTCGGAGCCCCTTGAGGATCTCAACGGTTTCATCAACGGCGGGCGGATCTACAATCACCGGCTGGAAGCGCCGTTCGAGCGCGCCGTCCTTTTCAATGTATTTGCGGTACTCGTTTAGCGTCGATGCCCCAATGCACTGCAGCTCCCCACGCGCTAGAGCTGGCTTGAGCATATTCGAGGCGTCAATCGCCCCCTCGGCCGCACCAGCGCCCACCAGCGTGTGCATCTCATCGATGAACAGGATGACAGTTTTAGCCTGGTGGATCTCGGTCATGACCGCTTTGAGTCGTTCCTCGAACTGCCCGCGGTACTTCGTACCCGCGATGACAGCCGCCATGTCCAAGGCGAGCACACGATACCCACGCAGCGCCTCAGTAATGTCTCCGCGCGCAATCTGCTGTGCCAATCCTTCTACGAGCGCGGTCTTACCGACACCGGGTTCTCCGATAAGGACCGGGTTGTTCTTCTTCCTACGGCACAGGATCTCCACGACTCGTTCGATCTCATCGGTCCGACCAATCGTCGGATCGAGTTTTCCCTGCTTGGCGAGCTCGGTGAGGTCGCGGCAGAAATGATCGAGAGCAGGCGTCTTCGACTTCTTCTCGCCTTGCTTGGCCGATGGCGTTCCCGGAGTCCCGCCGCCAATGCCAGCAGGCTCAGACGGTGACACGTCGGACCCGAGCACCTTGAGGGTCTCGCCCCGTGCCTCTTCCAGAGTGACGCCAAGCGAGTTGAGCACCTGGGCCGCAATGCCCTTCTCTTCCCGCAGAAGGCCGAGCAGAAGGTGCTCCGTGCCCACATACGAGTGATTGAAATCTCTAGCTTCCGCCATCGCGAACTCGAGGACCTTCTTAGCCCGCGACGTATACGGCAGTTCGCCGAGCGCGATGGTCGCCTTTCCCTTTCGGACGGAGGCGTCCACGCTCTCGTGAATCTGATCCAGATCCACGTTCAGGTTCGTGAGAACAGCCGCGGCAACGCCCTCACCCTCACGGATGAGGCCCAGGAGAATGTGCTCGGTTCCGACATAGTCGTGCTGTAGGCGAATAGCCTCTTCGCGGGCCATCGCCAGAACTTTTCGCACGCGGTCGGTGAAGTTGTAGTTCATCGTCCGTCAGGATCGGTCGAAGGGGTCGTTTCGTCGGACTGATCTTCGTCCGATTCGATCTCCCCTTCTGTAGCAAGGATACGCCTTACGTACGTCGCGCGCTGCGCGTCGCTTTCCGGCGCGGAAAGGTCGTAACCCGCGGCCTGCTCAAGGTGAGCAGGCTGCGTGAATATCATCATTTTGTTCAGCGTGTATACACGGAGTCCAGGGAGTAGTTTCAGGCTCAATCCCAGGCGCACGCCCGAGAGGAGATTCATCAACTCCTCGAAAGGTAGCGACCTCGCGTAGCGGAGCAGACCGTACGCTCGCCATATCTTGTCCTCCGTGACTCCGCGCGCATCGCGAAGTAGCACCTGCCGTGCCTGTAGCTCATACTGGATGACCTGTCGTGCCACCTTGTCCAGATGATCGACCAAGTCTTCCTCTGTCTTTCCTAGTGTCGTTTGATTGGACACTTGAAAGAAGTTTCCGACGACTTCGGACCCCTCACCGTAGAGCCCTCTGAACGTCAATCCGACCTGACTGAGGCCCTGGAGGACCTTCCCGATCTCTTTGGTAAGGACCAGTCCGGGCAGGTGCATGAACACACTCGCCCGCAATCCGGATCCAACGTTGGTGGGACAGCTCGTCAGAAATCCGAACTCGTTGTGGTATGCATAAGGCAAGTCACGGCCCAACTCCTCGTCCAGCCGATCGACGAGTCTCCACGCCTCCTCGATGCGGAGCCCCGACAGGAGGCTCTGCACGCGGAGGTGGTCTTCCTCATTGACCATCACACTTACAGGATCTCGGCTCGACAGATGCACTGCAGTGCCGAGAGCGGGCGTCGTCCCCACTTCACCGAGCAGATCACGGGTCACCAATCTTCGCTCTAGGAGGATCTCCCGAGTGCGGGTGGCGACGTCCGGCATCTCAAGCAAGGAGCCGGTGGCGAAGCCCTCGGTGCCCTCTACTGCCGACTTGAACCGTTTGAGCACAGCCTCACGATCATTGATCCTAGCTCGCGGCCCGAACGCATGGCCCTGGAGATTTCGGGCAAGACGCACGCGCGTGGACAGGACGATGTCCGCATGGTCACCACTGGCCTCAAGCCAACTCAATCCGTAGTCCGGAATTGTCGAGAAGTCGCTCATGGTTACACCGGCTCCAACGACCGGATCTGGTCTCTCAGTTCGGCTGCCCGCTCAAAATCTTCGGAATCGACCGCTCGGTGTAGCCTGCGCCGAAGTCCCTCCAGCCTCTTTCCCATCTCAGAAGCCGTCGGGTCGGGCGGAAGATAGACCTTCCCCACATGCTTGACCCCGCCGTGAATGCGTCGCAGCAGGCGGCGGAGGTGGCTCTCGAACGTCTCGTAGCAGTGCGGGCAACCGAGCCGACCCGTTTCGCGGAAGGCCTTGAACGATAGACCGCAGAACGAACACTCGAGATTTGGAGTGGTGTCGCTTTCGCCGCGCTCATCGCCCATCTGGGCGAGAAAATCCGTCAACGGGAAATTGGCCGCCTCCGGCGCGGTCTCGACGCCCTTCTCCGCTGCGCAAGTCTCGCAGAGGTGGTAGGTCGACATTTCGTTATTCACGATCTGCGTCAGCCGCATGACCGCTTCGTTCGAGCCACATTTTTCGCAGATGTGATTGGACATCTAGACGACAGCCGATGGGGTTCCGCTACGGTTTCGCACCTGGCTACACCCGAGTCGCGGGTTGGAGCCCACCCGATTCGAGAACGAGCTCACGGTCCGCACGAGCGGCGAGGTCCTGGTTGTGCGTCACAATGACCATAGACAGGCCTCGCTTCTCCTTCAGATCGAACAGCAGGTCGTGAAGTCTCCCGCTGGTCTCGCTGTCCAAGTTTCCGGACGGCTCATCCGCCAACAGTACAAGAGGTTCGTTCACCAGCGCCCTCGCCACTGCAACGCGCTGTTGCTCCCCCCCGGAAAGCTGTCGTGGCTTGTGCCCCTCTCGGTGATCGACGCCTACATCCATCAACAGTCCGCGCGCACGATCTCGAGCGGTCGACATATCCACACCACTGATCAGGGCCGGCATCATCACGTTCTCGAGCGCGCTGAATTCTCCGAGGAGGTGATGGAACTGAAAGACGAACCCGACATGACGGTTACGGACGTCCGCCAAGTCTTCGTCCGAGAGGTTCGCCACATCTCGTCCACCGAGCAGCACCGCACCGGCCGAAGGCCGATCCAAGGCTCCGAGCAGATGCAACAGAGTCGATTTCCCGGCTCCACTCGCGCCCACGATGGCTACCGCTTCGCTGGAGGCGAGCGTGAAGTCGATCTCCTTCAGGATGTGGAGATCCGTGCCATCTCCGGCACGAAAGGCCTTACTGACCCCCTCGGCCGTCAACGGGGCATGGTTGGTGACGTCAGTCATGACGGATCGCATCCACCGGCTCGAGGCGTGACGCCTGGATCGCCGGGTAGATCGTCGCCAAGAACGCGACCACGATACTTGCCACGACGATCTTCCCGACGTCGTCCAGTTGCAGCGAAACCGGCAAGTGGTCCACGAAATAGACATCGGGTGGAATCTTGATCAGTTCGTAGCGACCAAGGATGAGCGCAAGCGCCACCCCGAGCACTGTGCCGAGCGCCGTCCCCATCACGCCGATCCACGCACCCTGCAATACAAAGACGCGGAGGATGCCGGCGCGTGTCATGCCCATAGCCTTCAAGATCCCGATTTCCCTGGTACGGTCGGCCACGACCATCACTAGCGTGCTCACGATGTTGAACGCGGCAACGAGCACGATCAGGAAAAGAATCAGCCCCATAGCGATCTTTTCAAGCTTTAGGGCGCTGAAGAGGGCACGATTGGTGACCTCCCAAGACTCCACGTAGTAAGGGAAGCCGAGTCGGTCCTGAATCGCTCCGGCAATCTCAGTCGCCCGGGACGGGTCGACTGTGCGAACCCCGATTCCTCCGGCGACAGACGGATCGTCGATTCCCACGAGCTCTTGGGCGTGGGCCAAAGTCGTGTAGACGTTCTGCAGGTCGTAGTCGTACATCCCGGTCTCGAACGTGCCCGTCACCTGAAAACGGCGCAGCGTGGGCGCGAGTCCGCCCATCACGTTGGCACTCAGATTCTCGAAAGATGCCACGACCACAGTGTCACCGACGAAGAGCTGCATTCGGTCCGCCAGGAGTCTCCCCATGAGAAGCGGAGGAAGGTCGGAGTCCACGCTTTCGAGACTCGCCGCACCTTCCATAATGCGACGCTCCATGTCAGTGGGCGGGGTCTGGGTGGTGTCGAGCTGGACACCGAAGAGACTCGCGGACTGCGGATAGAACGACTCGGTACCAGAACGCACGACCGACACGCTGGAAAGGACCCAAGGAGCCGCGCCAACCACACCCTCCACCTCGAGCACGTCCTCGACGACCTGTTCCCAGTTGTTCAAGCGGAGACTGGTCCCCGCTTCAAGGATCCGGACGTGCGCTGTCGACTCGAGAATCTTCCCCTGCAGGTCCTCCTGCATTCCGGTCATGACCGCGATCACGATCACCAGAGCCGTCACTCCGACGGTCACTCCACCCAACGCGATCCAGGTGATTAGCGACAGGAGCCCACGACCACGTCCCGCTCCCAGGTAGTGACGCGCGATGAACCAATACAACTGTCCGCGTCCCTTCGAGCGCGGGGATCCCGTCACTCTTCGTTCCGGAGGATCGGGAAGAGAATCACATCGCGAATCGACGCCTGGTTGGTCAACATCATCACCAGCCGGTCCACGCCCATCCCCACGCCTCCGGTTGGCGGCATCCCGTACTCCAGGGCGCGGATGTAGTCGTCGTCGATCTGCTGGGCCTCATCGTCACCGGCCTCCCTAAGCGACGCCTGTGCCTCGAAGCGTTCCCGTTGATCGACAGGGTCGTTCAACTCGGAAAACGCATTGAAGATCTCGGCGCCCGCCATGTACATCTCGAACCGCTCCGTAAGACGCGGATCGTTCCGGTGAGGCTTTGCCAACGGGCTCAGCTCCTTCGGGTGATCGATCACGAAGGTCGGCTGAATGAGACCGGGCTCCACGAGTTCTCCGAACAGCTTGTCGATGAGCTTCCCTCGCCCTGCACCGTCGAGATCAGGGACCTTCAGCTCTTCGGCCTTGGCCCGCAGGTCTGCATCACTCATTTCGTGAACATCCATCCCCAACGCGTCGGACAACCCCGACACCAAACCGAGACGCTTGAACGGGGGGGCGAAGTGGATCTCGTGCTCACCGTGCTGGACGGTCCGACTGCCGATCACTGTGTCCAAAACGTGCAAGACCATTCGCTCCACGAGGTCCATCTGGTCTTCATAGTCCGAAAACGCCTGGTACCATTCGAGCATGGTGAACTCAGGATTGTGAACCTTGCTGAGCCCCTCGTTCCTGAAGTCCTTCGAAATCTCGTAGACGCGGTCCAAGCCGCCGACGATCAGGCGCTTCAGGTACAGCTCGTCCGCAATGCGGAGGTACATCTCTTGGTCCAAAGCATGATGCTTCGTAACAAAAGGCCGAGCAGACGCACCACCATAGAGCGGCTGGAGAACCGGTGTCTCAACCTCGAGAAAGCCCTCTCCATCCAAGAACGTGCGTAGCGCTGTGATGATCCGTGAACGCGTCTTGAACACCTCACGAACGTCCGGATGTACAGCGAGATCCGCGTAGCGCTGACGGTATCTAGCCTCCTGGTTCACAAAGCCGGAGTGCACCGTACGCTCACCCGTCTCGGAATCCGTTTCGACCTTCCCGAAGGGCAGCGGCCTGAGCGACTTGGTCAGGAGGGTGTAGGACTCAGCGCGGATCGTGACCTCACCTGTCCGTGTCCGGAAGGCAGGCCCTTCGACTCCGACCCAGTCTCCAAGATCGATCAGATCCAGCTCTTCAAAGCGCTCGTCGCCGATCACGTTCTTTTTGAAATAGACCTGCACACGTCCGTGTCCGTCTTCGATGTGGGCGAAGGCACTCTTTCCATGCCCCCTCCATCCGACGATTCGGCCCCCGATCGACGCCCGAGGTCCATCCCCATCCTCCGTGAGTGCCTCGGCTTCCTCAGCGGCCTCGAACTCAGTGACGAGCGCAGCGGATGCATGGGATGGGGAAAAATTGTACGCGAACGGCTCGATGTTCTGCTCACGCAACGCGTCGAGCTTCTCCCGGCGAACGCGGAGTACCTGGCTTAGATCTTCCATATGTTTTTCCTGGGCGGTCAGAGGACTAATCCTCCGACGGAGCCCCGATCATTTTCAGATAGGCTTCGATGAATGGATCGAGATCACCGTCCATCACTCTTTGGACGTCGGTGAGCTTCAACTCGGTGCGATGGTCGTTCACCATCGTGTACGGTTGGAACACGTAAGAGCGGATTTGGCTCCCCCACCCGATATCCTGCTTGGTGGCTTCTAGGACAGCTCGCTCTTTTTCTTTTTCCAGGAGCGCGTGCTGATAGAGCGCGGCCCGGAGCATCTTCATTGCAGTCGCGCGATTCTTGTGCTGAGAACGCTCCTGCTGACAGGCAACCACAATACCCGTTGGGCCATGCGTGAATCGCACCGCCGAGTCGGTCTTGTTGACGTGCTGCCCACCCGCACCTGATGCCCGATAGGTATCAACTCTGAGGTCACCTTCGTCGATCTCGATCTCGATGTCGTCATCCACCTGCGGGTAGATGAAGACGCTCGCGAACGATGTGTGGCGCCTGGATTGTGCGTCGAAGGGCGAAATCCGCACGAGTCGATGGACTCCCCCTTCAGCCTTCAGAAACCCGTATGCACTTTCCCCGTTGATCTCGAGCGTCGCCGACTTGATTCCACCTTCCTCCGCGGGCTGGAGGTCCATCACCTCGACGGAAAAACCGCGGCGCTCGGCCCAGCGGCTGTACATGCGCATCAGCATCTCAGCCCAGTCCTGGGATTCTAGGCCACCGGCGCCGGGGTTGATCGTGATGATCGCCTCACGGTGATCATCCTCCCCCTGAAGCATCGTTCGGAGTTCCAATGACTCGACCGCGACCACCTGGGCTGCCAGCTCTTTCACGAACTCGGCCTCGAGATCCGGGTCCGCCTCTTCTTCGAGCAACTCAGCCATCGTCTTTAGGTCAGCCACACCCTCGTCGAGCGCGTGCCAGGGCTCGACCCACGCTTTCAAACGGTTGGACTCGTCGATGATCCCCTTGGCGTGCTCCTGATTGTCCCAGAAGCCCGGCTGGGCCATCTCCTGATCGAGGATCGTCAGGCGTTCCTGGCGTGCAGAGAGGTCAAAGATACCCCCTGAGCTCACTGACCTTATGGTCGAGCTCTTCGAGCTTCTGCTTCTGCTCTCTGTTCATGGTCGGGGCTTGCCGAGGGGTAGTGCGGATCGAAACGAGGCGGGGAAACAGACAGGAGGGGCCGTCCGCAACACGGACGGCCCCTCCGCTGCCCCACAGCCCGGAATATACCTGGCCGGATTAGGCCCATCAACGGCGGAAAGCCTAGAAGATGGACTCTCCCTCAGCCAACACGTCGTTCAGAGCTTCGCGCCAGAAGCCCTGGCCGTCGCCCTCCGCCATTTCCGGGCCCACCTGCTCGACGTATTCCTTCCACGACTTGTCGATTTCTTCCTCAAAGTCCTCTTTCAGCGTCCCACTCGCTACGGCGTTCATGTGCCGATCCGCGTTGTAGCTGATCATGTCTGAAACCAGCACCCGAGCGAGGCGTTTCGCCTTCTCTTTGGGATCCCGTTTTCCGAACGTGAAGCCCCTGACTGCAGGCGCTGCCTCCTCCGGTTCTGGGGCGGCGACATCTTCAACGACGGAGACCTCGCCGAACGACGGCAATTCGTCTGCGGGCTCCTCAGCAACGGGCTCCGCGCCGAATGATGGCAGTGCTTCTTCACCCTCCGTGACAGGCGCTTCTCCGAACGAGGGCAAGCCGTCGTCGGAGTCATCGACCGCCGGCTCGGCACCGAACGAGGGAAGGTCCTCTTCTGACTCCGCCGCGGGCGGTTCGCCGAACGACGGCTCCGGGGGAGCTTCTTGTGCAGCCGGTTCCTCGGTCGCGGATTCACCTCCGAAGAACCGCCCCGAAGACATCGTGTCTTCAGTCAGGGCGGTCTCCACATGGAGATGGCGAAATGGCATCCGACCTCGGCCCTCGGGACTGATCTCGACATCATCCGGATCTACCGACACTTCGGGCTCGATCACCCAATCATCGGGCGAGTCCACGATGCCACTGTCTTCGTCCGGGGGCGCGTCCTCGGTCACCGGGTCGACTACGGCCTCGATGACCTCCGGCTCCGAATACAAGGCAGGCTCGGACTCACGGTCCACGCTGGAAGGTGCTTCTGTCACGACTTGAGCCTCGTCAGCCAGCTCAACCTCGTATGCCGCTTCTGCCTCCGGTGCCTCCTCCACGACAGGTTCCGGCTCGGGCTCGGGTTCCGGCTCAGCTTCAGCGATCGGTTCGGGCGTAGCATCGACCGCGACCTCCGGTACGACCGGCGCCTCTTCAACAGGCTTCGGACGCTCGACTCGAATCACGTGACCGCACGAACTACAACGCGCGTTGACGCCCGCTTCCGGGATCTTGTTCGGGTCTACTGGGAATGTGGCACTACAAGTCGGGCATTCGACCGTGATGACCATGACAGGCTCGGTTCAGGTGTTCGCTTCTGCAGGCACAGTCGGACTCGGCGATCGCGCCACTGACTCCGCCTCCGTCGCGGCGGCGGTCTCCAATGTCGGCGATTGGTGCCGCTGGTCAACCACATACTTCGATCCGGGCAGAGATTTCGCGTACGTCTTCATCTCCGGGGCCAGCTCACCGATCATCGCATCGAGGCCCGCATAACACACGTTGAACTTCTCACCCACACCACGACGTTTTCCCACGTCGAGAGCGATGTGGTTCGTGCCCGGCAGGCGTGTCGTCGGGTGGACCGACACGTCACGGTCCGTACGCTTCAGGACCTGCTCGAGTCGCAGTTTTCGTTCCCGCTCGGGAAGCGAGTCCTGCACGACCTCGCCGGCTCCGGCCTGCAAGAGGTCAGCCGACCGTGTCGTAGAAG
Proteins encoded in this window:
- a CDS encoding ATP-dependent Clp protease ATP-binding subunit is translated as MNYNFTDRVRKVLAMAREEAIRLQHDYVGTEHILLGLIREGEGVAAAVLTNLNVDLDQIHESVDASVRKGKATIALGELPYTSRAKKVLEFAMAEARDFNHSYVGTEHLLLGLLREEKGIAAQVLNSLGVTLEEARGETLKVLGSDVSPSEPAGIGGGTPGTPSAKQGEKKSKTPALDHFCRDLTELAKQGKLDPTIGRTDEIERVVEILCRRKKNNPVLIGEPGVGKTALVEGLAQQIARGDITEALRGYRVLALDMAAVIAGTKYRGQFEERLKAVMTEIHQAKTVILFIDEMHTLVGAGAAEGAIDASNMLKPALARGELQCIGASTLNEYRKYIEKDGALERRFQPVIVDPPAVDETVEILKGLRGHYEEHHRIIIPDEALEQAAKLADRYITDRFLPDKAIDVIDEAGARARIASQVPPLEVEELKEQLVEIAKRKEDAIGNQDFERAAELRDEEREFSQAIREKQDTWEEERKQHRPEITEEEIGFIVSRWTGIPVMRIQQTESDRLVHMEEEIHKRIVGQEDAIGAISRAIRRSRAGLKDPKRPIGSFIFSGPTGVGKTELARALAEFLFDDRDALIRVDMSEYMEKFSVSRLIGAPPGYVGYEDSGALTKAVRRRPYSVVLLDEIEKAHPDVFNVLLQVLDEGHLTDNYGRVIDFKNTVLIMTSNLGARDISKGGLGFQSADPKTSYEIMKDKVRQEIERAFNPEFLNRVDDTIVFHPLTKTEISEIVHILLADVRTRLAEEDITISLTDSAIQFLVDEGYDQKFGARPLRRAIQRFLEDPLSEMILQREFSNGDEIEVDANENGDGLNLRAESATKT
- a CDS encoding protein arginine kinase — translated: MSDFSTIPDYGLSWLEASGDHADIVLSTRVRLARNLQGHAFGPRARINDREAVLKRFKSAVEGTEGFATGSLLEMPDVATRTREILLERRLVTRDLLGEVGTTPALGTAVHLSSRDPVSVMVNEEDHLRVQSLLSGLRIEEAWRLVDRLDEELGRDLPYAYHNEFGFLTSCPTNVGSGLRASVFMHLPGLVLTKEIGKVLQGLSQVGLTFRGLYGEGSEVVGNFFQVSNQTTLGKTEEDLVDHLDKVARQVIQYELQARQVLLRDARGVTEDKIWRAYGLLRYARSLPFEELMNLLSGVRLGLSLKLLPGLRVYTLNKMMIFTQPAHLEQAAGYDLSAPESDAQRATYVRRILATEGEIESDEDQSDETTPSTDPDGR
- a CDS encoding UvrB/UvrC motif-containing protein; this encodes MSNHICEKCGSNEAVMRLTQIVNNEMSTYHLCETCAAEKGVETAPEAANFPLTDFLAQMGDERGESDTTPNLECSFCGLSFKAFRETGRLGCPHCYETFESHLRRLLRRIHGGVKHVGKVYLPPDPTASEMGKRLEGLRRRLHRAVDSEDFERAAELRDQIRSLEPV
- a CDS encoding ABC transporter ATP-binding protein yields the protein MTDVTNHAPLTAEGVSKAFRAGDGTDLHILKEIDFTLASSEAVAIVGASGAGKSTLLHLLGALDRPSAGAVLLGGRDVANLSDEDLADVRNRHVGFVFQFHHLLGEFSALENVMMPALISGVDMSTARDRARGLLMDVGVDHREGHKPRQLSGGEQQRVAVARALVNEPLVLLADEPSGNLDSETSGRLHDLLFDLKEKRGLSMVIVTHNQDLAARADRELVLESGGLQPATRV
- a CDS encoding ABC transporter permease; protein product: MTGSPRSKGRGQLYWFIARHYLGAGRGRGLLSLITWIALGGVTVGVTALVIVIAVMTGMQEDLQGKILESTAHVRILEAGTSLRLNNWEQVVEDVLEVEGVVGAAPWVLSSVSVVRSGTESFYPQSASLFGVQLDTTQTPPTDMERRIMEGAASLESVDSDLPPLLMGRLLADRMQLFVGDTVVVASFENLSANVMGGLAPTLRRFQVTGTFETGMYDYDLQNVYTTLAHAQELVGIDDPSVAGGIGVRTVDPSRATEIAGAIQDRLGFPYYVESWEVTNRALFSALKLEKIAMGLILFLIVLVAAFNIVSTLVMVVADRTREIGILKAMGMTRAGILRVFVLQGAWIGVMGTALGTVLGVALALILGRYELIKIPPDVYFVDHLPVSLQLDDVGKIVVASIVVAFLATIYPAIQASRLEPVDAIRHD
- the lysS gene encoding lysine--tRNA ligase, producing the protein MEDLSQVLRVRREKLDALREQNIEPFAYNFSPSHASAALVTEFEAAEEAEALTEDGDGPRASIGGRIVGWRGHGKSAFAHIEDGHGRVQVYFKKNVIGDERFEELDLIDLGDWVGVEGPAFRTRTGEVTIRAESYTLLTKSLRPLPFGKVETDSETGERTVHSGFVNQEARYRQRYADLAVHPDVREVFKTRSRIITALRTFLDGEGFLEVETPVLQPLYGGASARPFVTKHHALDQEMYLRIADELYLKRLIVGGLDRVYEISKDFRNEGLSKVHNPEFTMLEWYQAFSDYEDQMDLVERMVLHVLDTVIGSRTVQHGEHEIHFAPPFKRLGLVSGLSDALGMDVHEMSDADLRAKAEELKVPDLDGAGRGKLIDKLFGELVEPGLIQPTFVIDHPKELSPLAKPHRNDPRLTERFEMYMAGAEIFNAFSELNDPVDQRERFEAQASLREAGDDEAQQIDDDYIRALEYGMPPTGGVGMGVDRLVMMLTNQASIRDVILFPILRNEE
- the prfB gene encoding peptide chain release factor 2, whose amino-acid sequence is MSSGGIFDLSARQERLTILDQEMAQPGFWDNQEHAKGIIDESNRLKAWVEPWHALDEGVADLKTMAELLEEEADPDLEAEFVKELAAQVVAVESLELRTMLQGEDDHREAIITINPGAGGLESQDWAEMLMRMYSRWAERRGFSVEVMDLQPAEEGGIKSATLEINGESAYGFLKAEGGVHRLVRISPFDAQSRRHTSFASVFIYPQVDDDIEIEIDEGDLRVDTYRASGAGGQHVNKTDSAVRFTHGPTGIVVACQQERSQHKNRATAMKMLRAALYQHALLEKEKERAVLEATKQDIGWGSQIRSYVFQPYTMVNDHRTELKLTDVQRVMDGDLDPFIEAYLKMIGAPSED
- a CDS encoding zinc-ribbon domain-containing protein, which codes for MVITVECPTCSATFPVDPNKIPEAGVNARCSSCGHVIRVERPKPVEEAPVVPEVAVDATPEPIAEAEPEPEPEPEPVVEEAPEAEAAYEVELADEAQVVTEAPSSVDRESEPALYSEPEVIEAVVDPVTEDAPPDEDSGIVDSPDDWVIEPEVSVDPDDVEISPEGRGRMPFRHLHVETALTEDTMSSGRFFGGESATEEPAAQEAPPEPSFGEPPAAESEEDLPSFGAEPAVDDSDDGLPSFGEAPVTEGEEALPSFGAEPVAEEPADELPSFGEVSVVEDVAAPEPEEAAPAVRGFTFGKRDPKEKAKRLARVLVSDMISYNADRHMNAVASGTLKEDFEEEIDKSWKEYVEQVGPEMAEGDGQGFWREALNDVLAEGESIF